ATCAGGCAGTGTTTAAATCTGCTAAGGATTTTTCAGCCGATGGCGAAGTTAAGAATCTGGACATTGCGAAAGTATTTGCGCTCACCAACAGCGATAACAGCATGGATATTCAGGGAACCGCGAACGGAACCTTCGATATTACCATGGATAAAAATAATCTTGAACCGCTTATCGATTTGAATATCAGTGATATTTTGATGAATGGCAAAGACATGGGAAATGTTATTGTTTCCGCCAAAAAAAGCAGCGTTCCTAATGTGTTCGATGTTGAAGCGAAAGTTGTTTCAGCGGGAATTATTGGCGATAATAATCTGCACCTTATCGGAACAATTAATAATAATACTTCTTCACCAACTCTGGATTTAACAGCAGATATGAACGATTTTGACATCGCTTTTGCTCAGGAATTTGTGAAAGGCGTATTCGGAAATCTGAGAGGGAAAGCCTCTGGAGATCTTAAGATTTCCGGTAAACTGAATGATGTGGATTACAGCGGTGATATTGCAATGAAGGATATGGGATTGAAACTTAATTTTACGGGAGTAGATTATTCCTTTGATGATACGGTGATTTCACTTTCCCGGGGCTTAGCAATACTAAACGACATTGGTGTGCGAGATGGAAGGACTAATTCCCGCGGATCAATTTCCGGTGCGATTCAATTCGAAACATTATCATCTATGGGGGTCAATCTGGTGATGAGAGCGGATAATTTAATGCTTCTCAATACCACTCAGAAAGATTATGATCTTTTTTGGGGAAGAATTTACGGTACAGGAACGCTTTACGTAGACGGCCCGGTTTCAGCGTTAAATATTTCAACACCTGAAATGAGGGCATTAAACAACAGTGTCTTTACATTCAATTCAAATTCAACCTCAAATGTTGAGGAATTCAAAATGCTGAGATTTCTGAAAAGAGATGAAGCAGGAATTGTGTCTGTAGAGGAAAAGAAAAGATCGAGTGCGAATATGAATATCGATTTCACCATTTCTTTGGATCGCGGAACGACAGTGAATGTAATGGTAGGAGATGATATTGGGGATATTACGGTACGTGGAAATTCTGACAAACTCCGGTTTTTAATGACCAGGACAGGAGCCATCTCAATGAACGGAGATTACTTTGTAGATAACGGAACTTTTGTTTCTAAAGCGATTCTGAACAGGACCTTCCAGATTTCTAAAGGAAGCAGCATCCGTTGGGATGGCGATGCAATGGCGCCACAACTCGATATTAATGCAACATATCTTAGAACAGTTACTAACGCTGGGGCTTATCTGAATATGGGAAGTCTGCAGCCCGTGAATGTATTGCTTACCACTCGCATCTCTCAGACATTAAACAATCCGAAAATTGAATTGGGAGTTTCCGCGCAGGATGTGTCGAGCAGTATACGTGAAACTCTTGCCGAAAAAATGAGTAACGAAGACGAAAAGATTATTCAGTTCGGTTCCGTTTTAGTGATGAACAGTTTTAATGTTGGAAATTCTGCCTTCGACATCAATTTAGGAAATACGCTGGAAACTTCGGGTTACAATATGTTGTTTAAACAGTTGGGTTCTGTACTTAACCAGATTAGTAATGAGTTCCAGGTCGATTTGAATTATCTGAAAGGAGACGCGAACTCCAACAGTGGCGACCGGGCTAATGCAAGTGTAAGTTTTGCCCTCTCACCAAGAGTTAATGTTAAAACAGGATTAGGAATCCCAATTTCTAGATCAGATAATGCGAACACCGATTATCTTTCGGGTGAAGGGATTGTAGAATATGATTGGTCCAAGAAAAACGACGGTACCAGATTGTTGCGGGCTTACAGTAAACCGACAAATATAGGACTGAACGGTGCTGGAGCCGGAAATGCAAGTGCCAACCAAAGCTACGGAGTAGGTGTAGTTTATAGTAAAAGTTTTAATACGATCTTTAAAAGGAAGAAAAAAGATAAAAAAACCAATGCTCAGGAATTGGAAAGTAAAAGAGATTCAATTAAAAATGATACAATTAAATAAAGATATTTACTTAAATAACAAACAATGCGTTAAAACCTGTTAATGTTTATCTAAATTTTTTCATTTTAATATTTTTTTGTAAATTTGCAAAAATATTCGCTTAGAATTATCAATTATACAATACATATATAAAATGAATTATCAACTCGACGAAATAGATAAAAAAATCCTAGATTTTTTAGTAGAAAACACCAGAATGCCGTTCACAGAAATCGCCAAGCAAATGGAAGTTTCTGCAGGTACAATTCACGTAAGAGTTAAAAAGATGGAAGATGCAGGTATTATTTTAGGGTCTTCTCTTAATATTGATTACGGTAAACTCGATTATCATTTCACCGCATTTATCGGAATTTTGCTTACAAAATCAAACCGAACCCAGGAAGTTTTGAAGGAGCTTACTACGATTCCAAACGTGATCGAAGCAAGTGTAATCTCGGGAAAATATAACATCTTCTGTAAAGTAAAGGCAAAAAATACTGAAGACGCAAAAAGAATTATTTACCAGATTGATGATATTCAGGATGTAATGAGAACAGAAAGTATGATCTCCATGCAGGAATATATTTCTGATAAAAACAGACTGATTGATGCGGTTTCAATTTAATTGAGCTTAATCTTCAGTTATAACTTAAAACTTTTGAATTCTTTCAAAAGTTTTTTTAATTTTACCCCTATGAACGAAGAATTTTCCAGCGAAAGTCCGAAAAAAGATCTTGGATTTATTTTATCACTCGCGGCTTTGCTGCTTTTTACGCTGATGGGTGTCGGGATTGATTATGATGAATATCTGCAGCAGAAAGACCTTAATATTCCCGGCTTTTACTTTATGCTGATCTTTTTTATTGATCTGCTGATGTTGATGGGACTCGTCTTCATTTTTTTCTACAGAAAAATTGGCATTTTTCTTTTCCCTGCTGCTGTGGTGCTTCATTTTTTTCTTCACAATTTCTATCTTTCTACATTCCTGTATACAGATGTGACCAATCTTTTTATCTATATTTCAGTAGGTCTTCTGGCATTTATTCCAAAATGGCAGTTCTTTAAATAAAGTATATGTTTTCAAAAGCCTGCGAATACGCCATAAAAGCTTCCATTTACATTGCCCGGCAAAGTTTGCAGCAAAAGAGGGTTAATGTAAAAGAAGTTTCGCAATCCATTGACGCACCCGTTGCTTTTACGGCAAAGATTCTTCAGGTACTTTGCCGTGAAGATATTATGCAGTCGGTGCGCGGTCAGCAGGGCGGATTTGTTTTTGAGGAATATAAACAGCGCGAAGTGAAGATCTTCGATATCGTACGGCTCATTGATGGCGACGGACTTTTTACCCAATGCGGCTTGGGGCTTCAGAAATGTTCTGCGGATAATCCTTGCCCCGTACATGATGATTTTAAAATCGTGCGCGAGAAGCTCATTGAAATGACTCAGAAACATTCGTTTTACGATTTAGCCTTGAAAACTGAAAGCGGCCTGGCTTGGCTGAAATAACATTAGAAAATTATTTTTTTACAGAAAAAAATCAAAAATACTTTACTTTAAAATTAATTAGGATAAATTTGTCCGAATTGAAAATATTTTATAGCTTTGTAGTATAATTTAAAACCCAAGTAAATGCTTACTCAAGAAAAAACCATTGGCGACTTCGTAGCAGAGAATTTCAGAACTGCAGAAGTTTTTAAAAAATACCATATTGATTTCTGCTGCAAAGGCGGGAGAACGGTAGAAGAAGCTTGCGATAATAAAAAAGTGAGTCCTGAACAGATTTATCAGGAATTGGAAGAAGTTGCGAATAGAAAGTCCGAAGATATCGATTTCAATGCCTGGCCGCTTGATTTACTTGCAGATTACGTAGAAAAAACCCATCACAAATATGTGGAAGAAAAATCGGCGATGCTGATTCCTTACCTCAACAAACTTTGCAAAGTTCATGGCGAAAGACATCCGGAACTTTTTGAAATTAATGAGCTTTTCATTGGCAGCGCGCAGGATTTAGCTGCACATATGAAAAAAGAGGAACTCATTCTTTTTCCTTTCATTAAACAGATGATCGAAGCGAAGAAAAATGGCGAACCATTACCGATACCGCGTTTCGGCACCGTTGAAAATCCTGTTGCTATGATGAAGCACGAGCATGAAGCAGAAGGTGACAGATTTGTAAAAATTGCTGAACTTACCAATAATTATCAGTTTCCGGATGATGCCTGTGGGACCTATCAGGTGACTTACAGAATGCTTGAAGATTTTCAGAATGATCTTCATAAGCATATTCATTTAGAAAATAATATTCTGTTCCCCAAAGCAATCGCTCTGGAAAAAACGTTTTAAACTAATCCGTAGTTGTTTATTTGATTGAAAGCCGTTTCAGAAATTTCTGAAACGGTTTTTTTTATTCATAAATAATTCTAGAAAAGCGCGACCTGCAGAAAGGCTCCGATATTGTTTTCGTTGTGCTTCAGAGGACCGTAATATTCCATATTCGCGCCTAAACCAAAAGTAAATTCTTTGCGAGTAAGTCCTGCGCGTGCACGCAAATAACTTCTTGTGTGTAGATCTGCAGACATTGCGTGAACATAAACGCCCTGAAGTCGGGAGTAGAATTTCCAGTTTTCATTGATGGCCGGCTTGTATTCGACGATTCCAAAACCTTCAATGTTAGCGTCTTTGCTCACATCAACCCGTGGCATTGCAATTAACAGCCAGGTAGGATTTGCGTAGGTATAAATCAGTGCTGCAGAAGGACGGATTCCGCCTGGAGTACTTTGAAAACCGGCACCGAATTTCACGCCTTTGAATAGGTCTACGGTGGCTTTACCAATAACCATCATATCGCTCAGCTGATCATTTCCCCAATCTGAATTGAAATCGGCAACTCCGAAAAATCCGATTTTGGGTGCACTTCTAAGTTTTTTATCTAAAGTCAATTGGAAGGAAACACCGCGCGTTCCGGGCATTACTTCCACATTTACGGGCGGATTCTGAATTGGAGCGCTTTCCGTCTCCTGTGCTGAAACATTTATTGTAGAAAACAGTGCAAAAGTGGCAAGTGAAAATTTTAATACGCATTTAAATCTGTCGGTCATCTTTTTAATTTTTATAAAACGAAAATATCTTAAATCCCAATCGGCTTTTAGGACATTTTGAAGTAATTGTAGGACTTAATAAAAAACACGCCCTTAAAAGACGTGTTTAATTGTATTTTTGAAAGAGGAATTATCTCGCCAAAATTCTTTTTACGGCAGCTTTCACTGCATCAGCATCAATTCCGTACTTCTTCATGAGTTCTGCAGGCGTTGCAGATTCCCCGAAAGTGTCGTTTACGGCTACAAATTCCTGAATCGTCGGTCTTTTTCTTGCGAGCATTCCCGCAACCGATTCACCTAAACCACCCAGATAGTTGTGTTCTTCTGCAGTAACGATTTTTCCGGTTTTTTCTACAGATTTCAGAATGATTTCTTCATCCAAAGGTTTGATGGTATGAATGTTAATCACTTCACAAGAAATTCCTTCTTTTTCCAGTTCATCCGCTGCCAACAAAGATTCCCAAACCAAATGTCCGGTCGCTACGATGGTTACATCAGTACCTTCCTGTAAAAGAATTCCTTTTCCGATTTCGAAAGGCATATCTTCAGGAATGAAAACCGGTACTACAGGTCGACCGAATCTTAAATAAACCGGACCCTCGAAATCTGCAATCGCTAAAGTCGCCGCTTTGGTCTGGTTGTAATCACAGGTGTTGATAACCGTCATTCCCGGAAGCATTTTCATCATTCCGATGTCTTCCAGAACCTGATGTGTCGCGCCGTCTTCACCCAAAGTAAGTCCTGCGTGAGATGCACAAATCTTTACATTTTTATTGGAATAGGCGATACTCTGACGGATCTGGTCATAAACCCTTGAAGTTGAAAAGTTAGCAAAAGTCCCCGTAAAAGGAATTTTCCCGTTAATGGTTAAACCTGCAGCGATTCCCATCATGTTTGCCTCAGCAATACCAACCTGAATAAATCTTTCCGGTGCTTTTTCAATGAATTTTTCCATTTTTAAAGAGCCGATAAGATCTGCGCAAAGTGCAACAACATTCGGGTTTTTATCAGCCAGTTCAGCCAATCCTGCTCCGAAACCGCTTCTAGTATCTTTTTTTTCTGTATAGGTGTATTTCATTTTTATTTTTTTAGCGAATTGCTTCGAATTTTACAAATTTTAATAATCAGCAGGAGCTTCTAAGTATAACTGTTTGAAAGCGGTATCCAGCTGCTCATTATTCGGAGCTTTTCCGTGCCATGCGTGGCTTCCCATCATATAATCGACACCATAACCCATTTCCGTATGAAGAATAATTGCAACAGGTTTTCCGTTTCCGGTTTCTGCTTTTGCTCTTTCAAGGATTGAGATTACAGTTTCAAGATCGTTTCCGTTTTTCTCATTAAGAACTTTCCATCCGAAAGCTTCAAGTTTGGCGTGAAGGTCGCCTAAACTCAATACATCATCAGTATCTCCGTCGATTTGTCTTCCGTTATAGTCAATGGTCGCGATGATATTATCTACTTTTTTCGCAGCGGCAAACATCAGTGCTTCCCATATTTGGCCTTCCTGCAATTCTCCGTCTCCGTGAAGCGTGTAAACCAAAGATTTATCACCGTCTAATTTCTTAGCTAATGCGGCTCCCACTGCTACAGATAAGCCCTGTCCTAAAGATCCTGAAGCAATCCTCACGCCCGGTAAATTATCGTGCGTAGTTGGGTGACCCTGCAATCTTGTATTCAGTTTTCTGAAGGTAGCGAGTTCCGAAACCGGGAAAAATCCGAATCTTGATAGAGTGGAGTAGAACACGGGTGAAATGTGACCGTTGGAAAGGAAGAAAAGGTCTTCGTTTTTACCTTCCATGGTAAACGGAAGTTGATAGTTCATCACTTTCCCGTACAATGCGGTAAAATACTCAGTACAGCCCAAACTGCCGCCAGGGTGACCGGAATTCACTGCGTGAACCATTCTTAAAATGTCTCTTCTGATCTGTGTTGTAAGAGATTTCAGCTCTTCAATACTTTTACTCATTATATTGGTTTATTTGCCAGCGAATTTACGAATTTTTGATGGTTTCTCGAAATGAAAAATCCGGGTTTTTGGCCCGGATTCTTATATTTAATGTTCAACAGATTTTATTTCTTCCTAATGAGCCACAGGCCGATGAAAGTGAGTAAACCGTTAATGATAATAAGTTCCACACCAATTTTGTAATCGGAATTTTGGGTGACGAAATAATTGATGAAATAGGTTAAAACCGGTGCCAACAAAGTGACTGCAATGATTGCATATTTTTTGGTAATTTGGTATTTGGTTAAAATTCCGAAAGCAAAAAGTCCCAGAAGCGGTCCGTAAGTGTAACCCGCAACTTCCATGATGAGGTAAACGATGGATTTGTCGTCAATCGCTTTAAATATCATGATCAGAATAAAGAAAATCACGGTAAAAGTCAGATGGATTTTCATCCTCAGTCTTTTTTTCTGCTTTTCAGTTTTGGTGGTGTCTTCGTTGATATTCAGTAAATCTACACAGTAAGAACTTGTAACTGCCGTCAACGCACCATCCGCAGACGGGAAAAGTGCTGAGATCAAACCTATGATAAAAATTACTGAGATAAAGAGGGGGAAATATCCTTGCAGCGAAAGCGCCGGAAAAAGGTCGTCGCCCATAATATTATTGATGGTTCCGGTAGCAGCATCTTTAAACCCAAAAGCATTGGTAATGCTTTCTTTTCCGTTTACGATATCAACGATTTTTCCGTATTCAGCTCCGTTTTC
The window above is part of the Kaistella faecalis genome. Proteins encoded here:
- a CDS encoding Lrp/AsnC family transcriptional regulator yields the protein MNYQLDEIDKKILDFLVENTRMPFTEIAKQMEVSAGTIHVRVKKMEDAGIILGSSLNIDYGKLDYHFTAFIGILLTKSNRTQEVLKELTTIPNVIEASVISGKYNIFCKVKAKNTEDAKRIIYQIDDIQDVMRTESMISMQEYISDKNRLIDAVSI
- a CDS encoding transketolase, producing MSKSIEELKSLTTQIRRDILRMVHAVNSGHPGGSLGCTEYFTALYGKVMNYQLPFTMEGKNEDLFFLSNGHISPVFYSTLSRFGFFPVSELATFRKLNTRLQGHPTTHDNLPGVRIASGSLGQGLSVAVGAALAKKLDGDKSLVYTLHGDGELQEGQIWEALMFAAAKKVDNIIATIDYNGRQIDGDTDDVLSLGDLHAKLEAFGWKVLNEKNGNDLETVISILERAKAETGNGKPVAIILHTEMGYGVDYMMGSHAWHGKAPNNEQLDTAFKQLYLEAPADY
- a CDS encoding RrF2 family transcriptional regulator, which codes for MFSKACEYAIKASIYIARQSLQQKRVNVKEVSQSIDAPVAFTAKILQVLCREDIMQSVRGQQGGFVFEEYKQREVKIFDIVRLIDGDGLFTQCGLGLQKCSADNPCPVHDDFKIVREKLIEMTQKHSFYDLALKTESGLAWLK
- the ric gene encoding iron-sulfur cluster repair di-iron protein, encoding MLTQEKTIGDFVAENFRTAEVFKKYHIDFCCKGGRTVEEACDNKKVSPEQIYQELEEVANRKSEDIDFNAWPLDLLADYVEKTHHKYVEEKSAMLIPYLNKLCKVHGERHPELFEINELFIGSAQDLAAHMKKEELILFPFIKQMIEAKKNGEPLPIPRFGTVENPVAMMKHEHEAEGDRFVKIAELTNNYQFPDDACGTYQVTYRMLEDFQNDLHKHIHLENNILFPKAIALEKTF
- a CDS encoding transketolase family protein, which encodes MKYTYTEKKDTRSGFGAGLAELADKNPNVVALCADLIGSLKMEKFIEKAPERFIQVGIAEANMMGIAAGLTINGKIPFTGTFANFSTSRVYDQIRQSIAYSNKNVKICASHAGLTLGEDGATHQVLEDIGMMKMLPGMTVINTCDYNQTKAATLAIADFEGPVYLRFGRPVVPVFIPEDMPFEIGKGILLQEGTDVTIVATGHLVWESLLAADELEKEGISCEVINIHTIKPLDEEIILKSVEKTGKIVTAEEHNYLGGLGESVAGMLARKRPTIQEFVAVNDTFGESATPAELMKKYGIDADAVKAAVKRILAR